From a single Amphiprion ocellaris isolate individual 3 ecotype Okinawa chromosome 18, ASM2253959v1, whole genome shotgun sequence genomic region:
- the LOC111582624 gene encoding protein kinase C and casein kinase substrate in neurons protein 3-like — translation MASLPKEPPEDARKQSFWMPGNYVRTVHRTEQSFQACNDIVACLIERAKVEKQYAQQLSQWSSKWKSVVDSRPLYGSLMKAWQCFFTSTERLSALHSSISQSLIAEEGERVKTWQKETFPKKIFCGFRESHENNTSFSRAQKPWSKKLAKLEKVRVSYHKSCQKEQAALDKEKQANENSEMTPEKKQKFTEARENATEEKEKARERYEKVLEDVSSYTPRYMEEMEAIFEQSQEEERKRISFLKQAFLSIHRHLDITNNESVKAVYSELHNTLMSIDEQDDLKWWKNNHGPGMPTDWPKIEEWVPPVKKLKRKKRDQKRKDSRPVMIGGVKVRALYDYVGEEGDELSFKAGEVFLKVEEEDDQGWCRGVLSGGKEGFYPANYVEVAE, via the exons AGCCTCCCCAAAGAGCCGCCTGAGGATGCCAGGAAGCAGAGCTTCTGGATG ccAGGGAATTATGTGCGTACAGTGCACCGAACTGAGCAGTCCTTCCAGGCATGTAACGACATAGTGGCCTGCCTCATCGAGAGggcaaaagtagaaaaacagtACGCCCAGCAGCTCAGCCAGTGGAGCAGCAAGTGGAAGTCCGTAGTGGATTCTA GGCCACTTTATGGCTCCCTCATGAAGGCGTGGCAGTGTTTCTTCACCTCCACCGAGCGCCTGTCCGCCCTCCATTCCTCCATCTCCCAGTCGCTCATCGCAGAGGAGGGAGAACGGGTGAAGACCTGGCAGAAAGAGACGTTTCCGAAGAAAATCTTTTGCGGCTTCAGGGAGAGCCACGAAAACAACACGAGTTTCTCACGTGCGCAGAAACCCTGGTCCAAAAAGCTGGCAAAG CTGGAGAAGGTCCGAGTTTCGTACCACAAGTCCTGTCAGAAGGAGCAAGCAGCCCTTGACAAAGAGAAGCAAGCAAACGAAAACTCCGAGATGACTCCGGAGAAAAAGCAGAAGTTCACAGAAGCCAGAGAAAACGccacagaggagaaggaaaag GCCAGAGAGCGATATGAGAAAGTTCTGGAGGACGTGTCGTCCTACACGCCTCGCTacatggaggagatggaggccATTTTTGAACAGtcgcaggaggaggagaggaagaggatcAGCTTCCTGAAGCAAGCCTTCCTCTCCATTCACAGACATCTGGACATCACCAACAACGAGAG TGTGAAGGCAGTTTACAGTGAACTCCACAACACCCTGATGTCCATCGATGAGCAAGATGATCTCAAATGGTGGAAGAACAATCATGGTCCAGGCATGCCCACCGACTGGCCAAAGATTGAG GAATGGGTCCCACCAGTAAAGAagctaaaaagaaagaaaagagaccAGAAAAGAAAGGACAGCCGACC TGTGATGATTGGAGGTGTGAAGGTGCGAGCTCTGTACGACTACGTGGGAGAGGAGGGTGATGAGCTGTCCTTTAAAGCAG GTGAAGTGTTCCTGaaggtagaggaggaggacgaccAAGGCTGGTGTCGAGGAGTCCTGAGCGGGGGGAAGGAGGGCTTCTACCCGGCCAACTATGTTGAAGTCGCCGAGTGA